The window GGCTGGGCCGCGCTCATCGCTGCCCTGACACCGCTCCTCATCATGCCGGCAGTCACCGCATATCTTGCCCTGAATTTTACCGGTTCAACAACCTTCACCTCACGGACGGGGGTCAGGAAAGAGATCTTCCGGTACGTACCCGTCATGACTTTCATGGCAGTCACCGGCACCATTCTTGGGATCGTGCTCGGCGTAAGCCGTCTCATGGGAGTGATCTGATGTTTGATTCCTACGCGGAGAACACACTCCATTTCCATAAAGATCGGTGCATCAACTGCAAGCGCTGCACCCAGGTCTGCCCCCACCGCGTATTTGCGGAGGGACCGGAGCATGCGGAACTTGTCCGCCCGGCTGCCTGCATGGAATGCGGGGCCTGTGCCCTGAACTGCCCGGTGCAGGCGATCGAGGTCCAGAGCGGAGTCGGGTGTGCATGGGCGATGATCAGCGCTGCCCTGCGGGGAAAGGATATGGACAGCGGGGAATGCAGCTGCGGTGGGGATGCGGGATCCTGCTGCGGCGCCCGGGAAGAGAAGTCATCCTGCGGTGATCAAAAATGACATCGAAAACTCGGGTAATCTTTGTCTGCACCGCAAATGCCGCCCGCTCCCAGATGGCAGAGGGACTGCTCCGGGCAAAATACGGGGACCGGTACGAGGTTTTCTCTGCCGGCACAAAGCAGGCAAAGGTGAGCACATCAGCGATAGCGGTGATGCAGGAGATCGGGATCGACATCTCGCACCACCGTTCAAAAACCCTCGACGAATTCCGTGGGGTATCATTCGATATTGCAGTGACCCTCTGCGACAATGCTCATGCAATCTGCCCGTTCATACCGGGAGCAAAAAAGACCATCCACCAGGGTTTTGCCGATCCCCACATGATACCCGGCAGCGACAAAACAATCCTTGACGGGTACCGCAGGGTAAGGGACGAAATTGCTGAATGGATCGAGGGAGAGTTTGGAAGAGTCCCCCAGAAATAATCCTTTTTTTCAACAACAAGATTGATACTGTCCCCCCACAATCATTGAATTACCGGGCGCGAGAACCATGAGCGGGGAGAAGAAAGACATCTACCAGGAATCGCTTGAACTCCATGAAACGTATCATGGGAAGATCGAAGTCCATTCCAAAGTTTCCCTGGCAACACGCCATGATCTCTCCCTTGCCTATACCCCGGGGGTAGCAGAGGTCTGCCGGGAGATTCACAGGAACAAGGATCTCGCGTACAAATACACCCTCAAGGCAAACACCATTGCAATCGTCACTGATGGCTCACGCGTGCTTTCATTGGGAAATATCGGGGGCTACGCTGCGATTCCCGTTATGGAGGGAAAAGCGCTCCTGTTCAAGCAACTCGCCGACATCGATGCATTTCCCATCTGTTTTGAGAGCGGTCATACGGAATTTGCCGACGATGTAAAAAATATCGCCCCGGTCTTCGGGGGAATTGCGCTTGAGGACATTGCAGCACCCAAATGTTTTGAACTCGAAGAGTCCCTGCAGGGCATCGGCATTCCGGTCATGCACGACGACCAGCACGGGACCGCCGTTGTTGTTCTTGCAGCTCTCCTGAATGCCTGTAAGATAACAAAAAAGAAATTTGAGGGCCTGAACATCGTTGTCATCGGTGCAGGGGCGGCCGGGTTTGCCATCACCCGCATGCTCCGGTGCATCGGCTACAACCCCAACCTTTGCAGCAGCGTGAATGATATCATCGTCTGTGACCGCAAGGGCATCATCCACCGCAACCGCGAGGGACTGTACGCAAACAAGTACAAATTCATCATTGCCGAGGAGACGAACAAAACCGGGCGATCCGGGACTTTAGAGGATGCAATGAAGGGTGCCGATGTCTGTATCGGTGTATCCGTTCCTGCCATCATCACGCCAGCGATGGTCCGGTCCATGAACAAGGACCCTATCATCTTTGCCCTCGCCTATCCGATGCCCGAAATATTTCCCCGGGATGCTCTCGAGGCCGGGGCAGCGATCGTGGGAACCGGGCGCGGGGATTTTCCCAACCAGATCAATTATGCCCTTGCCTTTCCGGGAATCTTCCGCGGTGCCCTCGATGTCTGTGCAACCCGGATCTCCGATGAGATGAAGGTGGCTGCTGCTCATGCACTAGCTGATTATGTCAAACACCCACGCAGGGACAGGGTCCTTCCTGCGGTGCTTGACCGTGACGTGGTAAAGGCAGTTGCCCGTGCAGTCAGTGAAGCGGCAGTTGCAAGCGGCTGTACCCGGACGATCGAGTGAGTACGGGCAAGGGAAATAAAGAAAAATTCCTTTTTTACATTTTTTCTGACACAGAAATTGATCAGACCTGTGTTGTCTTGAGCACCCGGCACACTTTTTCCATAAGCGCGTAGTGCCGCACAAGATGATCCATAAATGCACCGCTCTGTCCTTCTGATGTGATTGGGGTCCAGGTAATCCCGCAATCGGTTTCCCAGAGAATTAACCCCTCGGCAGGCGCCGGCTGGAGAGGGCGCAGGGCATCTGCTTCCAGCAGCCGGGCTATGGAACCCTCATCCGATTCGCCCTCTCCCACAAGGAGGAGTGCTGCGGCCATGCACCGCACCTGGTGCCAGAGGAAACTTTCTGCCTTTACTTCAAGGAACTCAAACCCGTCTTCCTCGCCCACACGGGCAGCGAGAATATTCCGGTACGGGTTCTTGTCTTTCACCCGCGCAAAGTTCGAAAAATTATGGCTGCCGAGAAACTGCTGTGCAGCCCGGTCCATGGCATCGGGCTGTCCGGGTCGTTTCGAAAAATAATACCGGTACGTGCGGGACTTCGCATCGTACCGGGGATGAAACTCCATAGGTACCTCCGCATATGCAGTGCACCAGAGGTCCGGGGGGAGCTGGGTATTGATGACCGTCCGGGCACGTTCCGGTGCCGGGGTTGAAAACGCGATCACCTGCCCGCGGGCATGGACACCCCGGTCGGTCCTGCCTGCGGACAAAAAGCCGGCTTTCCGCCAGTCATCAAAAAGGCTGAGCCGCTGGCATGCAGAGACAAACTCGCCTTCAACCGTGCGGCTGGCGGCCTGCATCTGCGAGCCATAGAACCGGCTGCCCAGGTACAAGACCCGGAACGCGAGCCTCACCGGAGGGGCATCAGCCGGGTGATCCGTGTAATCTTTCTCCATGTGTTGTTCAGTGACTGGTGTGTATAGGTGCGCAGCGGTGTCTTTTTTCCACCACAGGTAACATTACCGGCCCGGATGGCATCAAGGATCGCAGGGACATTCTTCTCTGCATCCACGTAGGTCCTGCCAAAGCCGACAAACCGGGCATTGTGGGCATCGCTTCCCGCAACACAGGGCTTGCCCAGCTTCACTGCCATCCGTGCCGCCTTCCGGTTCGCGGACCCGACAATGTACCGGCTGTTGAAGGATTCCACGGCATCCACCGCAGTCATACCGGCTTTTTTCCTGCGGGCAACCCCGTGCCTCCAGATATGGTACGGGTGCGGGAGGATCAGGAGCGCTCCCATCCGACGTGCGAGCGCGATGGTCTCCAGCACGTCAAGCCCAGAGGGGATGAGCTCGGTGACCCCCAGCACGAGCAGGTGGCCCTGTTTTGTCGTGACCTCAATGCCGGGAATCACCAGCACGGGAGTCTCAATCAGGAGGGCCTGTTTTGCACCGTCAACGGAATCGTGGTCGGTGATGGCAATTGCGTCGAGTCCTGCCGCCTCGGCAGCCCTGAGGATATCCCCGACACTGCTTTCACCATCCTTGGAATGATTCGTGTGCACGTGCAAATCGCAGATCAGCATCTGATCATAGTGTTTTTATCTCTCTGGTATTAAGGGAACTTATGCACATCCTGCTGCCAACCGGTGCCGCCACGGCGGAGATGGTAAAACAAGCGGTGGCCGGGTTTGATGCCGATGTGGTAGTAACCGGGGAGATCGCGTCATTTCTTACCCCCCACAAACTCCACACCCTGATACAAAAAGGAAAGTACGATCTCGTGATCGTCTCCGGTATGTGCACGGCCTCGTTTGAGAAGGTTGAACGGGAGACCGGTGTGCCCGTTTATCGCGGTCCCCGCCATGCAGCGGATCTCGGCTTCATCCTGCCCCTGCTCGACTCGATCACGCTTTCCCGTACCGTTCCCGCCGATGATTTTCTCGCGGC of the Methanomicrobiales archaeon HGW-Methanomicrobiales-1 genome contains:
- a CDS encoding low molecular weight phosphatase family protein, translated to MTSKTRVIFVCTANAARSQMAEGLLRAKYGDRYEVFSAGTKQAKVSTSAIAVMQEIGIDISHHRSKTLDEFRGVSFDIAVTLCDNAHAICPFIPGAKKTIHQGFADPHMIPGSDKTILDGYRRVRDEIAEWIEGEFGRVPQK
- a CDS encoding 4Fe-4S ferredoxin yields the protein MFDSYAENTLHFHKDRCINCKRCTQVCPHRVFAEGPEHAELVRPAACMECGACALNCPVQAIEVQSGVGCAWAMISAALRGKDMDSGECSCGGDAGSCCGAREEKSSCGDQK
- a CDS encoding histidinol-phosphatase, coding for MLICDLHVHTNHSKDGESSVGDILRAAEAAGLDAIAITDHDSVDGAKQALLIETPVLVIPGIEVTTKQGHLLVLGVTELIPSGLDVLETIALARRMGALLILPHPYHIWRHGVARRKKAGMTAVDAVESFNSRYIVGSANRKAARMAVKLGKPCVAGSDAHNARFVGFGRTYVDAEKNVPAILDAIRAGNVTCGGKKTPLRTYTHQSLNNTWRKITRITRLMPLR
- a CDS encoding NAD-dependent malic enzyme, translating into MSGEKKDIYQESLELHETYHGKIEVHSKVSLATRHDLSLAYTPGVAEVCREIHRNKDLAYKYTLKANTIAIVTDGSRVLSLGNIGGYAAIPVMEGKALLFKQLADIDAFPICFESGHTEFADDVKNIAPVFGGIALEDIAAPKCFELEESLQGIGIPVMHDDQHGTAVVVLAALLNACKITKKKFEGLNIVVIGAGAAGFAITRMLRCIGYNPNLCSSVNDIIVCDRKGIIHRNREGLYANKYKFIIAEETNKTGRSGTLEDAMKGADVCIGVSVPAIITPAMVRSMNKDPIIFALAYPMPEIFPRDALEAGAAIVGTGRGDFPNQINYALAFPGIFRGALDVCATRISDEMKVAAAHALADYVKHPRRDRVLPAVLDRDVVKAVARAVSEAAVASGCTRTIE
- a CDS encoding tRNA pseudouridine(38-40) synthase TruA; protein product: MEKDYTDHPADAPPVRLAFRVLYLGSRFYGSQMQAASRTVEGEFVSACQRLSLFDDWRKAGFLSAGRTDRGVHARGQVIAFSTPAPERARTVINTQLPPDLWCTAYAEVPMEFHPRYDAKSRTYRYYFSKRPGQPDAMDRAAQQFLGSHNFSNFARVKDKNPYRNILAARVGEEDGFEFLEVKAESFLWHQVRCMAAALLLVGEGESDEGSIARLLEADALRPLQPAPAEGLILWETDCGITWTPITSEGQSGAFMDHLVRHYALMEKVCRVLKTTQV